Proteins co-encoded in one Sphingopyxis sp. BE259 genomic window:
- a CDS encoding glutathione S-transferase family protein, with protein MAEALIFYTNPMSRGQIVRWMLEEVGVPYEPRVLDYGTTMKDATYLAVNPMGKVPAIVHDGQVVTECAAICAYLADAFPQAGLAPSPADRADYYRWLFFTSGPVEQAITAKHFGVEPDADQQRMAGFGSLAAALDALESAVAGKAFVAGDRFSAADVYVGSQIDWGLQFGTIASRPAFEAYVAPLRERAAYRRAKDIDNALIAEMQAANPA; from the coding sequence ATGGCCGAAGCACTGATTTTCTACACCAACCCGATGTCGCGCGGCCAGATTGTCCGCTGGATGCTCGAAGAGGTTGGCGTGCCCTATGAACCGCGCGTCCTGGATTATGGCACGACGATGAAGGACGCCACCTATCTGGCGGTCAATCCGATGGGCAAGGTTCCGGCGATCGTGCATGATGGCCAGGTGGTGACCGAATGCGCCGCGATCTGCGCCTATCTGGCCGATGCGTTTCCGCAGGCCGGCCTCGCGCCGTCACCCGCTGACCGCGCCGATTATTATCGCTGGCTGTTTTTCACTTCGGGGCCGGTCGAACAGGCGATCACCGCCAAGCATTTCGGCGTCGAGCCCGATGCCGACCAGCAACGGATGGCAGGCTTTGGTTCGCTTGCCGCCGCGCTCGACGCGCTGGAAAGCGCGGTGGCGGGCAAGGCGTTTGTGGCGGGGGACCGTTTCAGCGCCGCCGATGTGTATGTCGGCAGCCAGATCGACTGGGGGCTGCAATTCGGCACGATCGCGTCGCGCCCGGCGTTCGAGGCCTATGTCGCGCCATTACGCGAGCGGGCGGCATATCGGCGCGCGAAGGACATCGACAATGCGTTGATTGCCGAGATGCAGGCGGCGAATCCCGCTTAA
- a CDS encoding TCR/Tet family MFS transporter: MTASRTIPFIVATIFIDAVGFGIIMPVLPQLVMEVGRIDLPQAIEVGAWIGLVMAVATFLASPVLGNLSDRFGRRRVLLLSLGGLAIDYALLTIVQTLPWLFVARALSGVFGGSYAAAQAAIADITKPEERARNFGFVGAAFGVGFVAGPAIGGFLGEIGPRAPFVAAAILAAANMLYGLFIFPETLPPERRRAFDWRRANPLGALKTMRGLPGMGGVASVLTLWQIASLVYPMTWSFYCIAQLGWTPGMIGASLAAVGVMIALGQAFVVGPMVARFGERDAATIGIFIAVANYLGFAFVTSTWGAFLLLLPIALQAPVQPSLNALMSRRATAETQGEVQGISAMAMGLGQLVAPIVLTGTMAYFTADKAPVHFPGAAFIVSAIFGLLAILMLRRLPRVTRTSGDTPDQMPPSVTA, encoded by the coding sequence GTGACCGCATCGCGTACCATTCCCTTCATCGTCGCGACGATTTTTATCGACGCGGTCGGTTTCGGCATCATCATGCCGGTGTTGCCGCAGCTGGTGATGGAGGTCGGGCGCATCGACTTGCCCCAGGCGATCGAGGTCGGGGCGTGGATCGGGCTGGTGATGGCGGTCGCGACCTTTCTGGCGTCGCCGGTGCTGGGTAATCTGTCCGATCGGTTCGGGCGGCGACGCGTGCTGCTGTTGTCGCTGGGCGGTCTGGCGATCGATTATGCGTTGCTGACGATTGTTCAGACGCTGCCCTGGCTTTTCGTGGCGCGCGCTTTGTCAGGGGTATTCGGTGGCAGTTATGCCGCCGCGCAGGCGGCGATCGCCGACATCACCAAACCCGAAGAACGCGCGCGCAACTTCGGCTTTGTCGGCGCGGCGTTCGGGGTCGGTTTTGTCGCGGGTCCGGCGATCGGCGGTTTCCTGGGTGAGATCGGCCCACGCGCGCCGTTCGTCGCCGCCGCGATCCTCGCTGCCGCCAACATGCTCTATGGTCTGTTCATCTTCCCCGAAACGCTGCCGCCCGAGCGCCGCCGCGCCTTTGACTGGCGGCGCGCCAATCCGCTGGGCGCGCTCAAGACGATGCGCGGCCTGCCCGGCATGGGCGGCGTCGCGAGCGTGCTGACGTTGTGGCAGATCGCCAGCCTGGTCTATCCGATGACGTGGAGCTTTTACTGCATCGCGCAGCTCGGCTGGACCCCCGGGATGATCGGCGCCAGCCTGGCCGCGGTCGGGGTGATGATCGCGCTGGGGCAAGCGTTTGTCGTTGGGCCGATGGTCGCGCGCTTTGGCGAGCGCGATGCCGCGACGATCGGCATTTTTATCGCGGTCGCCAATTATCTGGGCTTTGCCTTTGTCACCTCGACCTGGGGCGCGTTCCTGTTGTTGCTGCCGATCGCGTTGCAGGCGCCGGTGCAGCCGTCGCTCAACGCGCTGATGTCGCGGCGCGCCACCGCCGAAACGCAGGGCGAGGTGCAGGGGATTTCGGCGATGGCGATGGGGCTGGGCCAACTCGTCGCGCCGATCGTGCTGACCGGCACCATGGCCTATTTTACGGCGGATAAAGCGCCGGTGCATTTTCCGGGCGCCGCCTTCATCGTGTCGGCGATCTTTGGCCTGCTCGCGATCCTGATGCTGCGGCGCCTGCCCCGCGTCACGCGGACCAGCGGCGATACGCCCGATCAGATGCCGCCGTCGGTCACCGCATAG
- a CDS encoding Lrp/AsnC family transcriptional regulator, whose translation MNDVPIAVDLDDFDRKILAILRRDGRMTFTDLAQHVGLSKTPCQQRVRRLIDKGVITGFAAIVDPAKVGLDHVAFAEVKLSDTREAALKQFNAAVRAIPEVEECHMIASSFDYLLKVRTIDIRRYRIVLGEKISSLPHVASTSTFVAMETISETAR comes from the coding sequence ATGAATGATGTGCCTATTGCAGTCGATCTGGACGATTTTGACCGGAAAATCCTGGCGATTCTACGCCGGGACGGTCGCATGACCTTCACCGATCTGGCGCAGCATGTCGGCCTGTCGAAAACGCCCTGCCAGCAACGCGTCCGGCGCCTGATCGACAAGGGCGTGATCACCGGCTTTGCGGCGATCGTCGATCCGGCCAAGGTCGGGCTCGATCATGTCGCCTTTGCCGAGGTGAAACTGTCCGACACGCGCGAAGCGGCATTGAAGCAGTTCAACGCCGCGGTGCGCGCGATCCCCGAGGTCGAGGAGTGCCATATGATCGCCAGCAGCTTCGATTATCTGCTCAAGGTCCGCACCATCGACATTCGCCGCTATCGCATCGTGCTGGGCGAAAAAATCTCCAGCCTGCCGCATGTCGCCAGCACCTCGACCTTCGTCGCGATGGAAACGATCAGCGAAACGGCGCGCTGA
- a CDS encoding molybdopterin-binding protein — MNDERIWTAAVLVIGDEILSGRTQDKNIAQIATWLDAQGIRLREVRVVPDVEDEIVAALNAVRARYDYVFTTGGIGPTHDDITVDAVAKALGVGVIVHPDARAILERYYGGRGLELTEARLRMARTPDGAELIPNRMSGAPGIRIGNLFVMAGVPHITAGMLDALTGELEGGAPLIAHTIGAWSPESEVADLLRQGEKDHPGVVIGSYPFFRDGKVGANFVIRSTSAGDVAACAAMLTAGLEAAGYAVTDGGI, encoded by the coding sequence ATGAACGACGAACGGATCTGGACAGCCGCCGTGCTGGTGATCGGCGACGAGATTCTCTCGGGCCGCACCCAGGACAAGAATATCGCGCAGATCGCGACCTGGCTCGATGCCCAAGGTATCCGGCTGCGCGAAGTGCGCGTCGTTCCCGATGTCGAGGACGAGATCGTCGCCGCATTGAACGCGGTGCGCGCGCGCTACGACTATGTCTTTACCACCGGCGGCATCGGTCCGACCCATGACGACATCACCGTCGATGCGGTCGCGAAGGCGCTGGGCGTCGGCGTGATCGTCCACCCCGACGCGCGCGCGATCCTCGAACGTTATTATGGCGGCCGCGGGCTCGAACTGACCGAAGCGCGGCTACGCATGGCGCGGACCCCCGATGGCGCCGAACTGATCCCCAACCGGATGTCCGGCGCGCCGGGCATCCGCATCGGCAATCTGTTCGTCATGGCCGGGGTGCCGCACATCACGGCGGGCATGCTCGACGCGCTGACCGGCGAGCTGGAGGGCGGCGCGCCGCTGATCGCCCACACGATCGGCGCTTGGTCACCCGAAAGCGAGGTCGCCGACCTACTGCGCCAGGGCGAAAAGGATCATCCCGGCGTCGTGATCGGCAGCTATCCCTTTTTCCGTGATGGCAAGGTCGGCGCCAATTTCGTGATCCGATCGACGTCGGCAGGCGATGTTGCCGCCTGCGCCGCGATGCTGACCGCGGGGCTGGAAGCCGCGGGCTATGCGGTGACCGACGGCGGCATCTGA
- a CDS encoding transglutaminase family protein — translation MKLEITAALDYRLGDPVDLMLHIEAAAIPEQLILNAVLDVGDCEYFARVPAQDMIGDRIWLRRGGELNVRYRTTVEIQRDVIDYRTLDKVPMHRLPGETVQYLNESRYCPANKFIHFVQDEFGDVEGGAKIGRMRDWIEAHFTYVSGSSDAETGALDSFVERQGVCRDYAHVMVSLARAAAIPARIVSVYALGVEPQDFHAVAEVFLGGAWHLVDATGMAKAGEMAKIAVGRDAADISFLTAYGEISMLNQRVTVEAVT, via the coding sequence ATGAAACTCGAAATCACCGCCGCGCTCGACTATCGCCTGGGCGATCCGGTCGACCTGATGCTGCACATCGAAGCCGCAGCAATCCCCGAACAGCTGATCCTGAACGCCGTGCTCGACGTTGGCGATTGTGAATATTTCGCCCGCGTTCCGGCGCAGGACATGATCGGCGACCGCATCTGGCTGCGCCGCGGCGGCGAGCTGAATGTCCGCTATCGCACGACGGTCGAAATCCAGCGCGACGTGATCGATTACCGCACGCTGGACAAGGTGCCGATGCACCGGCTGCCCGGCGAGACGGTCCAATATCTCAACGAATCGCGCTATTGCCCCGCCAACAAATTCATCCACTTCGTCCAGGACGAGTTCGGCGATGTCGAGGGCGGCGCCAAGATCGGCCGGATGCGCGACTGGATCGAGGCGCATTTCACTTATGTATCGGGGTCGAGCGATGCCGAAACCGGCGCGCTTGACAGCTTTGTCGAACGGCAGGGGGTGTGCCGCGACTATGCCCATGTGATGGTCAGCCTGGCGCGCGCGGCGGCGATCCCGGCGCGCATCGTCAGCGTCTATGCGCTGGGCGTCGAACCGCAGGATTTCCACGCGGTGGCAGAAGTATTCCTCGGCGGCGCCTGGCATCTGGTCGATGCGACCGGCATGGCGAAGGCGGGCGAGATGGCCAAGATTGCGGTCGGCCGCGACGCCGCCGACATCAGCTTCCTGACCGCTTACGGCGAGATATCGATGCTGAACCAGCGGGTGACGGTGGAGGCGGTGACCTAA
- a CDS encoding DUF2785 domain-containing protein: MRWIWGAVGGAAMLAVVPVAARTSDDCPVARPADGDLTAFASRYFPAANDAALDALIACLGASDPAVRDDFAFALWSAGLRGKHLKPDGMRHAVARLTRTLAAPEDKAGFRRPFAALALSEVARADRIEPFLTEAELHDLSAIGATYLRGVTDYRGFIAGEGWRHGVAHGADLAMQIALNPRLTRADADLLLGAIAAQVAPAGPHAYVHGEARRLARPLLFLAKRPDIDDAAWAAWFQALHPDAAARWQAPYASTAGLAAVHNSSAFGDAVYVAASESQDPQVRRLAPLAAGLLKALP, translated from the coding sequence ATGAGGTGGATATGGGGTGCGGTTGGCGGCGCGGCGATGCTGGCTGTGGTCCCCGTGGCGGCGAGGACAAGCGACGACTGCCCGGTCGCGCGACCCGCCGATGGCGACCTCACAGCCTTTGCCAGTCGCTACTTCCCCGCGGCAAATGATGCCGCGCTCGATGCGCTGATCGCGTGCCTCGGCGCAAGCGATCCCGCCGTCCGTGATGACTTCGCTTTCGCGCTGTGGAGCGCCGGGCTGCGCGGCAAGCATCTGAAGCCGGACGGGATGCGCCACGCGGTCGCGCGACTTACACGGACCCTCGCCGCGCCCGAGGACAAGGCAGGGTTTCGCCGCCCCTTCGCCGCGCTCGCGCTATCTGAAGTCGCGCGCGCCGACCGGATCGAACCGTTTCTGACCGAGGCCGAATTGCACGATCTGTCCGCTATCGGCGCGACCTATCTGCGCGGCGTCACCGATTATCGCGGCTTTATCGCGGGCGAGGGCTGGCGGCACGGCGTCGCGCATGGCGCCGATCTGGCGATGCAAATCGCGCTCAATCCGCGGCTGACGCGCGCCGACGCCGACCTGCTGCTCGGCGCGATTGCGGCGCAGGTCGCGCCAGCGGGGCCGCACGCCTATGTCCATGGCGAGGCGAGGCGGCTGGCGCGGCCGCTGCTGTTCCTGGCGAAGCGCCCCGACATCGACGACGCTGCGTGGGCGGCATGGTTTCAGGCGCTCCACCCCGATGCCGCGGCGCGTTGGCAAGCGCCCTACGCTAGCACGGCGGGGCTGGCGGCAGTCCACAACAGCAGCGCCTTTGGCGACGCCGTCTATGTTGCGGCCAGCGAATCGCAGGATCCGCAGGTCCGGCGGCTCGCGCCGCTGGCTGCGGGATTGCTGAAGGCGCTGCCCTAG
- a CDS encoding Bax inhibitor-1/YccA family protein — MANWNDPNMAASGFGTGANAMDQAVDAGLRSYMLSVYNYMASGVLLTGIVALLAFNSGFTQSLIGSPLMWVVALAPLAFVLVLSFGINKLSTTAAQALFWTFAAVMGLSMSTIFLRFTDASIAQTFFATAAAFVGLSLYGYTTKKDLSGFGTFLIMGVFGILIAMLLNAFVFQSGALTLAISVIGVLIFAGLTAYDTQKIKSMYFYVRGTDFVGKSVVMGALTLYLDFVNMFTFLLNLLGSRE, encoded by the coding sequence ATGGCGAATTGGAACGACCCCAATATGGCGGCTTCCGGTTTTGGGACCGGCGCGAACGCAATGGACCAGGCCGTCGATGCCGGCCTGCGGTCGTACATGCTGTCGGTTTACAACTATATGGCTTCGGGCGTGCTGTTGACCGGCATCGTCGCGTTGCTGGCGTTTAACAGCGGTTTCACGCAGTCGCTGATCGGCAGCCCGCTGATGTGGGTGGTGGCGCTCGCGCCGCTGGCCTTCGTCCTGGTGCTCAGCTTCGGGATCAACAAGCTGTCGACGACGGCGGCTCAGGCGCTGTTCTGGACCTTCGCCGCGGTGATGGGTCTGTCGATGTCGACGATTTTCCTGCGCTTTACCGACGCGTCGATCGCGCAGACTTTCTTCGCGACCGCTGCGGCCTTCGTCGGCCTCAGCCTCTACGGCTACACGACCAAGAAGGATCTTTCGGGCTTTGGCACCTTCCTGATCATGGGCGTGTTTGGCATCCTGATCGCGATGTTGCTCAACGCCTTCGTGTTCCAGTCGGGCGCGCTGACGCTGGCGATCAGTGTCATCGGCGTGCTGATCTTTGCGGGCCTGACCGCCTATGACACGCAGAAGATCAAGAGCATGTATTTCTATGTCCGCGGGACCGACTTTGTCGGCAAGTCGGTGGTGATGGGCGCGCTGACGCTCTACCTCGACTTCGTCAACATGTTCACCTTCCTGCTCAATCTGCTGGGCAGCCGCGAATAA